The segment CCCGCATGACTCTACACGAAGAACATGAAATCCACACCCaaacccaatttcatcaccaccaccaacgACAAACCTAGATTCCACTACCATCAACACCACCAACAGTcacacaaaaaatccaaaacaatgCACAagaaacccacaaccacaaccaaaaatccaaacccaccaaCAGCCCTCAACCACAATCACAACCTTccacaaaaaatccaaacaaatatacaaaCTACCTCCACCACTGCTCAAACCTcaccaaccacaaccaaaaatccaaatccacTAACACACAAATGCATAGCAAACCCAAACCACAAACATAGCAAACCCAAACTTAGAATCCTTAGATCGGAGACCCAAATCATGAAATTAGACACAGAGATGAACCGATCTGGCAAaagggatgagagagagaaactgatTTGCaaagggaggagagagaaaaaaaacgaAGGCCCAATCTGGGCTGAGCTTGAACTGATCTCACGGTGGCTCATGGTGGTTGCTTATGATGGTGACGATCTAGCAAAAGggataagagagagaaaaaacgaAGGCCCGATCTAGTAGTTGCTCATAGTGATTACTTGTGATGGTGACAACtagtgtggtggtggtggcttgTGGAGGAGCAATGAAGGGTTAGTGAGAAGAGAGAGCTTTaggtaaaaaattataaaataaaataaaataaaataaaaagaagaaggaaaagagagagagagaagaacggGTTGGAGTGAGAATGCCAAACTGATTTTTGGAGAGAGACGTTATGTGATGGGACAAGTCATACGGGTGGGTCCCATTCTTTgtttaattttacaaaaagaccactgaaactcaattctcaaaaaCTGAAAGCACCAAAATcctgttttcattttccattaGCCACATCCAAAATTTTGAGTATTTGAGTCATGAAAACAATGATCCAAAACTAAGCCAAACAGATGGTCATCCGTGGAACCCACTCAAGCAATCTTCCtaaaatgtaatttactttagaaattttttcatgTTATTTCCCACCTGAATCAAGACCATATATTTTGGAcagagagtagaggggagggAATGTTGAGAGTTTAATGAATCttgtttgaataatttttttttaagctcgAGGAAGAAGGATTGAGTAAATATGGAGGGGTATTTTTAATTTCCCAAATTTGTGAGGGGAAGAGTTCCacttatattataaaaaataaattatcaaatttcccCTCATGATGTCAATTTTTATATCTACATTtttaaaacttgtaaaagagGGTCATAACTATCAATTTGTATGACTAAATACCTCTTCTCCTCtacttaatttttataacatcCAAATAAGAAGAAGCGATATTTAATTTATCTCCCTTTATACTATTTAACTTTTAAAACatcaaaataagataaatagGCAACCATACTACCCCTCCcctcatcttctctctctctcctctccttcCCCTTTACTCTCATTCTTTCCAAGCTTTCAAACACACTATTTTAAGGCTCAAATCTCATTCTTTCCAAGCTTTCAAACACACTATTTTAAGGCTCAAAGCctaagtgtgtgtttgtttgaatAGATCTTTTTGTtgaacatttatttttaaaattagtaaaaattgatgaaaatataattttattagtttttttttttttgtttttttaaattaaaaatatatatatttgaaaagttAGTGGCAAATACACAAAAAGGTTTTAGGATGACAACGGCTTTTACATGGTTGACACGAAATGATGGATGCACCATAATGGTGTTACCTTTACACTTTTATTTCTTGGACCTCGGTCAGTGTGCTTCTTGACTAGCCTGTGCCAAGTTCTGGGAAGGTCTACCGTTGAGTGGTGTTTGcttttttaaatggtttttttctAGTTGAGTCTCACCACCTCAAGATATAGGTTGTTTGGATTGGCCCgcttcaccttttctttttggtctAAAACAGGCAGGGTTGCAAAGTAAAGTTGGCTTTGTTGGCAATCTTAGCGGAAAAAACAATATAGAAAATATTGTGCTTCTATCctctgatctctctctctctatgaatGTGCAATTGTGAgtggtgaaaaaataaaaaataaataaaaaatcgtAGGTTATGTGATTATTGATTTATCACTCATAGTTGCATATGTCATCAAATTGTGAAGTCATAAAAGAACTGTTTTTATTATGCTATAATTGCTTTCATACCTTGCAAGTCAAGTCAAGActtaagacaattttttttttttttttgggtggttgttaataaaaaaacaaatagaaacaTGATGTCAtgtaaccttaaaaaaaaaaaaaaagcatgtcaCGGAACCTTTAACAATGAGCTTGATAGTATTAAGGAATTGATTTGGCTAGAAAATATTCCTGCTATTTAATAATATCTAATTTCCTCTCATTCTTAGTCAAATATAAgcatctatttaaaaaaaatccgtaatcattaaaaaaaatttatgtaacaTGTACCTTATATCTAGATAAAGTTAGAAAGAATTTGAGAACTTAAAGCGGAAGGGTTCTTATAGGATTTGGCCCCCTTAAGAAAAGGCTTGCTTATGGACACAGTTTCATTCATTAGTTGTTTCATCTTAGTATCCTTTTGGTCGAAACAATTCCATCAAAATGAAAGTCCGGCTAAAAACATGGTTGTCATGCTTAATTTCTTATACACAGGATCTTAAATGTTGTGGATGCCCATCAAATAGAAGCAAATTTCAATTAGAAGTCTTTTGCTGATGTGATTATCAGATTTGGTTTATTAAACATGATTCATTGAAGAAGGGTCacaaatcttttctttttcaatagaCACGTCAACAACATAGTAGTTCGTTATacatttgataaaattttattatttactttgaaaataaattttgattgttTGTCTCCATTTTTTGCCAGTGTAAATAAGCCTTTCTCTAGTCAAATTTGGTCCAAATTTGATAAAATCTCATCAAGATCAAGCAAGATATTGTCGAGATCTCAACAAATCTGGCAAGATCTCGTTAGATTTGGCAGGATTTCGACTAAATCCAATGAGATTTTAGCCAGATGTTGCAAGATCGGCTATCCCCTGCAATAACTGACACCAATCAACATTCTGACCAACACCCAAAGATACCTGACTTGCTTGAACTGATGCTTCTTCGAGATTGACAGTGGGTGCCGCTCTTGGGGACACAAAGTGAGTCCAAGTTGGCGCAAAAGCCCAGGTCTATTGCACAATAGGCTTTTAGgtccaagtctttttttttgctgaataaggTCCAAGTCAGCATACAAGTAAGATTACTGGATTAGGCCTTTTAACCCTTAATTTTCATCTTATCTTTACAAATAAAGGCGCTATTTCTGACTATATACATGTCACATGTCAACCAGGAACCGAACATGGAACTGGTCTGGTAAAAACCAGTAAAACCAACAGTTCAACCATGAAAACCCTTGTTCAAcccccgaaaaaaaaaaaaaaggaggtgaATTGGACACATTTTCGGTTCTTTGAccatttggtttttaaaaccatggtttcagcatttgaaaatgttttgatATTTAAGACAGTTAGATGAGGGAAACTAGAAAGCCAAtcttttgaaaatgttttttagtCGAAAATCAAATGACAAGAATTTTAgcataattttttcaaaatttctgcATTTGAAAAcgtttttgaaatttaataagatttttaagttgaaaatgaaaaaacaagatTTCAGTAGaattttgacccaaaaaaattacaattagaTTGCACATAGGATCAAAGATCTGTAACTTTCCTACCGAAATGTAATTTTActttcattaattaattttactaTCCCATATGAGTCCATAATGTAATTTTACATTCCTACCCAGCTTTGTGagaattgttttaaaaaaaaaaaaaaaaatttattagtcaATTGCATACTTAACTGCAAATTTTTAACAGAATTAGAAGAAATGTCTTAAtagaattaatttgaaatttagtggtttcaattgaacaaaagtaaagttaaaagtttaaaataaattttagtcaaaCTTAAATaatgcaatttgcattttagccaaaaaacaATGTGAGTGTACCGAACCATCATTGATATTTCTCATAACTTGacatttcaatttttgtaaGTCTCCTATTGTCAACATTAATCATTCAATATCTCATATGATAACACACCAAACGatctttgtttctctctcaacaccaaaatcaaatctgaaaattagatttcaaatatcATTCACCATTTATCACTTTACTCAAGGTAAATTGATactcatttaaaataaaataaaattttattttttgtaaaattttatataatatccATGGTTTTGAATTGGTTAGTATTAATTGATCAAGTTATGTAtttaatttctctttgttttgacttttgacaAGTTGAGACTCTTAAATGATTATATAATTAAGTGAAGTTGTGACaatgtctttcaattttaagaTTGACCTTGGTCCTTGAATTAGAAGATAAGGAAATAATACATCGCAAaaataacaatgaaaataaCCATAATGATGTTCAAACTTGTAATATAACAATTCTTAACTAcataaaagagattaaattatatttcaaaggTATGTGTCACTTATATAATGTTACTGATAATATTTATTACaattgtttttgctaaaaaagaattttataattttttttaattctaataaAAATCGATTGTATCACAAGGAGATTAAGTGGAATAGTGATATTATAAATGAAAAGTAGATGTTAGCAAAAcctaaatataaaaacttaattattaattttgtatttcaaaTATCAAGaataatgaattttaaataaaaaattattatataaaaaattaaataaagaatgCCCTACTTAAAATTGTTGCTTTAGGCCTCCTATTAATCGAGCTAGCCCTATGAACCGTAAAATTGACTTTTACATATGCCATTCAGCCCCTATGCTTCCCAGTTCCCACCTTGCATCCAAAAAATTAGAGGAACATTTTCTGCAAAAGGGGCTTCGTTTTCACATGGATGTCAACATGAAAATCTAAAATGAATGTAGTTTATGAAATATATTTCaaacattttattctttttcctgCCTCTAAGGTGAACAAGGGTGGTGGACTAGATAGAGAATGCAATCACTAAGATTGACgtctacttaaagaaaatattgtggaaCATTTAGCAATGGCCTTGCAATctgatataataaaaaatagatcaaAATTGGTGGTTTTGACACAGGTTAATTacttgaaaggaaaaagataagaaGCCAGATAGTGTAAAATATCTCTAAGTACtcaaatattaaagaataaattCCCTCTTTGTTCTAACTATATTTTATACGCATGGGGGGAAAAATTTATAGCCTTCAGCTGACaaatcaaaatgcaaaaatCAAGCTTCAACTCATCAAAACTTTTCATGTCACTCCAATAGCTCCAGATGTTTGAGTGGATACATTTATTCCTCGGGAGGTCTGAGGCTGTCCTGTTGTAAGCTCTTCAACATCTCTAGCAATTGATAAAAGCCTATTGCCTAAATCAGATAGACTGCGACAGAAAGATGGTGGTGAAGGAATGTCGGATGGATCTATAACACCAGAAGCACCAGTACAAAAAGTCTGCTGGGTTCCAGGCAACCAGCACGAACAACTTTGGCTGGCAAAATTCACCATTGGGTTTGGGATGAACAGTGCACTGCCAGGCATTCCCACCTGTTAAGACAAGCAAAATCATTATAAAAAGAAACTGGTTTGATGCTTTGGCTAGAAGAAAGattcatataaaaaagagaACTTAAGAGATCAAAGAAATAGAAGGAAATTGACACTATGTATATCCTAGGAGATGAAGTGgtgaatgaaaataaataaattaaaattccatGTTTAAAGAAATCTATTTTGTAACAAGCCATATGTGGCTAGCTATTAAAAAAATCTGAGGCTGCAATCTTGATTCGAATCAAGgatattaaaaacatataattcaacatGCTATTTGTGGAATTTCAGAGAATAGTAATccaattttaatcaattttgcAGCGATTTATTAAAAACGCAGACACCACCAGCCTATGGAGCATAAAGTAAAGTTGCAAATTTCCAATCAACTGACATTAGTCCTAATGAAGCACAGCATAGAAGATCCTACTATTACAGCACTGTTTTAAAGAACTATGAAGTAAAAAGTTTCCCCCATAATCTTGCCAGCTACCACTCACCACAATTTAAGCAAGCATATTTCTGGGAGAGCCCTTTCTATTAATCCCTCACCAAAAATTGCatgaagaactttttttttttttaaagcaatgcAAGATATTAAATTTGTAAACAGTGTGCAAATGATGGTCTAATTACTCACAAGGTTCATTGCATTGACAAATTGCTTTAAAGATCACTAACAATGGCTTTTAGTTTAATAGTTGATATAGTTCTTATCCAGTTATCTAATAGTAAAGATAAAATACATACTATGTTGTGACCTAAAATCAgtttacataatttttattttactaccATATGAAATAGaattcaacaattaaaaaaaagtggcaaaaatcaaatttttaattaccATGGAAGGAATCTGACAATAATTTGGAGCACCACATACAGAGGCTGGAATTTGAGCAAGTGGTGGAATATCCAAGGCCAAAGATTCAGAGCAGCCAGCCTATAGGAGTGCAAGCCACAACAAGTTAACAACTATATTTAATATACTATTTTTACATTGTATTTGGATAAACTAGAGCATGGATGGACTTACCTCTAATGACTTTTCAGCATCACTTTTGTTAGTTTGTGAAACTTGGCAATCCTTAGGAGCAGACGGAGAGATTTCCGCTTCATTCTGCAGAGTCAAGTCAAACACACTCGGTCTACGTTTCATCTTATTAGTTTCTGCCTGTCTCAAGAAATATTTCTGTGCATGACTAGCAACCTGGGCTGGGGTTTTGGTGGTCACAAACTTCTGTGAAATTTCTTTCCAATCATGTTTCCCAATCTGATTTAgaccaattaaaaataatttgtgcTCTTCCTCAGTCCATCGCTTCCctgaaacaaacagaaaatTAACTACATTACAAACTGCTAATTAATAATTCGTATGTCCAATGCTAACTTCTTTCCAGCAAACAACATATTGACACAATGTTTTTACTTccataagaaagaaaacacaagatttttttacattctataaactaaaactaaaatcaGTTTTTTGACATAATATATACCTTTCGGTTTCTGATCAATAGCAATGCTTGGCTCTCTAACAACTTGACTCCTGTTGTTCTCGACGTTGCCATTAACATTATTCTGTAAATAAACACCAAAAATTTTGATGCACGCAGCCGCATTAGCATTAGTGTTATTATTAGCAGTATTGCTAATAACAGAGCTGGTGCAATTCCTAAAGTTGTGGCCAGTAAGGCCACATTGGGAGCACTTTCTCTCCCTCACCATTGTTCTCTTTCGCAAAGAACAACCCAACCCCTTAATAACTACTGCAACTCTCTTT is part of the Quercus robur chromosome 9, dhQueRobu3.1, whole genome shotgun sequence genome and harbors:
- the LOC126698585 gene encoding uncharacterized protein LOC126698585 codes for the protein MKRRPSVFDLTLQNEAEISPSAPKDCQVSQTNKSDAEKSLEAGCSESLALDIPPLAQIPASVCGAPNYCQIPSMVGMPGSALFIPNPMVNFASQSCSCWLPGTQQTFCTGASGVIDPSDIPSPPSFCRSLSDLGNRLLSIARDVEELTTGQPQTSRGINVSTQTSGAIGVT